The proteins below come from a single Afipia sp. P52-10 genomic window:
- a CDS encoding leucyl aminopeptidase produces MSDSITIGFVPLSAAAKSVLVLFTDESLKFGSASAKILGGTAETVKRAASAARFKGKAGAALDILAPAGLKAERLIVIGTGKAGALKAEDYIKLGGQISGRLKNAPAVTVVAELAGGAFKPADVAAVASGIRLRAYTFDRYKTKKKDDDDTPKLAVSIAVSDVSAAKKAFAPVDQVTDGVIVARDLVNEPPNVLYPEEFAKRAAQLRKLGVQVEIFDKKAMTKLGMGALLGVAQGSVREGRMVVMRWNGGKKGDKPVGFVGKGVCFDTGGISIKPAGGMEEMKGDMAGAACVVGLMHALAARKAKVNAIGAIGLVENMPDGNAQRPGDIVKTMSGQTIEIINTDAEGRLVLADVLYYVAKTYKPQFMVDLATLTGAILVALGTEHAGLFSNNDELSERLRLAGLATGETVWRMPLGAAYDKLIDSKFADMKNTGPRYGGSITAAQLLQRFVNETPWAHIDIAGTGMGAPSSDINTSFGTGYGVRLLDRLVADYYEAKK; encoded by the coding sequence ATGTCCGATTCCATCACGATCGGCTTCGTTCCGCTCTCGGCCGCCGCCAAGAGTGTTCTGGTCCTGTTCACCGATGAATCCCTGAAATTTGGCTCGGCATCGGCAAAAATTCTTGGTGGAACCGCAGAGACCGTGAAGCGAGCGGCGTCGGCTGCCCGTTTCAAGGGCAAGGCCGGGGCGGCGCTCGATATTTTGGCGCCGGCTGGACTAAAGGCCGAACGGTTGATCGTGATCGGCACCGGCAAGGCCGGGGCGCTGAAGGCCGAGGATTACATCAAGCTCGGCGGTCAGATTTCCGGACGGCTGAAGAACGCGCCAGCGGTCACGGTGGTCGCCGAACTCGCAGGCGGCGCCTTCAAGCCCGCCGATGTCGCCGCGGTGGCGTCTGGCATCCGGCTGCGGGCTTATACCTTTGACCGCTACAAGACGAAGAAGAAGGATGACGACGATACGCCGAAGCTTGCCGTGTCGATCGCCGTTTCGGATGTCTCGGCGGCGAAGAAGGCGTTCGCACCGGTCGACCAGGTGACCGACGGTGTCATCGTCGCCCGCGATCTCGTCAACGAGCCGCCGAACGTTCTCTATCCGGAGGAGTTCGCCAAGCGCGCAGCACAACTGCGCAAGCTCGGCGTCCAGGTCGAGATCTTCGATAAGAAGGCGATGACCAAACTCGGCATGGGCGCGCTGCTTGGCGTGGCACAGGGCTCGGTGCGCGAGGGCCGCATGGTCGTGATGCGCTGGAACGGCGGCAAGAAGGGCGACAAGCCGGTCGGTTTCGTCGGCAAGGGTGTCTGCTTCGACACTGGCGGCATCTCAATCAAACCCGCCGGCGGCATGGAGGAGATGAAGGGCGACATGGCGGGCGCGGCCTGCGTGGTCGGCCTGATGCACGCGCTCGCCGCACGTAAGGCGAAGGTGAACGCGATCGGCGCCATCGGCCTGGTCGAGAATATGCCGGACGGGAACGCGCAGCGGCCCGGCGACATCGTCAAGACCATGTCGGGCCAGACCATCGAGATCATCAATACCGATGCCGAAGGTCGGCTCGTGCTTGCCGACGTGCTCTATTACGTGGCGAAGACCTACAAGCCGCAATTCATGGTCGATCTTGCGACGCTGACCGGCGCGATCCTAGTTGCGCTCGGCACCGAGCATGCGGGCCTGTTCTCCAACAACGACGAGCTGTCGGAGCGGCTGCGGCTTGCAGGTCTCGCGACCGGCGAGACCGTGTGGCGGATGCCGCTCGGTGCAGCCTACGACAAGCTGATCGATTCCAAGTTTGCGGACATGAAGAACACCGGTCCGCGCTACGGCGGCTCGATCACTGCGGCCCAACTGTTGCAGCGCTTCGTCAATGAGACGCCGTGGGCGCATATCGATATCGCCGGCACTGGCATGGGCGCGCCGTCGAGCGACATCAACACGTCGTTCGGAACCGGTTACGGCGTGCGGCTGCTCGATCGGCTGGTGGCCGACTACTACGAAGCGAAGAAATGA
- the lptF gene encoding LPS export ABC transporter permease LptF: MGSIDSYIFRQTFAAFVLVVTTLTGVIWITQALRGIDVMTSQGQTVLVFIGLTGLAIPYLVLVIAPIALVIAVAYALNKLSTDSEIIVMNAAGMQPWRLFRPFLYVTIVVSLLILATSAFIAPDGLRRLKAWQREITADVLTNVLQTGKFVEVERNLTLRVRDRQPGGLLVGIFVDDRRDPNERVTIIADRGTVLKNESGSYLVLDEGNLQRFQAGRREPTLIVFDRYAFDMSKIGNVSSAVTYSIRERYLWELFNPDPDDPMFKQFPGQFRAELHERLTSPLYPFAFMALTFAFLGSPRTTRQSRSLSITNAILSVGALRLAGFACTVMAVNSAYAAPLQYAMLLATFLFSIWAILNVKTLEPPTVLLDTINGLVERVSRRLTPSASS, encoded by the coding sequence ATGGGGTCGATCGACAGCTATATCTTCCGTCAGACGTTTGCGGCGTTCGTGCTCGTCGTGACGACGCTGACCGGCGTGATTTGGATCACGCAGGCGCTGCGCGGCATCGACGTGATGACGAGCCAGGGCCAGACCGTGCTCGTCTTCATCGGACTGACCGGACTTGCGATCCCCTATCTCGTGCTGGTGATCGCGCCGATCGCTTTGGTGATCGCGGTGGCCTACGCTCTGAACAAGCTCTCCACCGATTCCGAGATCATCGTCATGAACGCCGCCGGCATGCAGCCCTGGCGGCTGTTCCGTCCGTTCCTGTACGTAACCATCGTCGTGTCGCTGCTGATCCTTGCGACCTCAGCCTTCATCGCGCCTGACGGACTGCGCCGGCTGAAGGCCTGGCAGCGCGAGATCACCGCCGACGTGCTGACCAACGTGCTGCAGACCGGTAAGTTCGTCGAGGTCGAGCGCAACCTGACACTGCGCGTGCGCGATCGCCAGCCGGGCGGACTCCTGGTCGGTATCTTCGTCGACGATCGTCGCGATCCGAACGAGCGCGTCACCATCATTGCGGATCGCGGCACCGTGCTGAAAAACGAGAGCGGCTCCTATCTCGTTCTCGACGAAGGCAACCTGCAGCGCTTCCAAGCCGGCCGCCGCGAGCCGACGCTGATCGTGTTCGACCGCTACGCCTTCGATATGTCGAAGATCGGTAACGTCTCGTCCGCCGTCACCTATTCGATCCGCGAACGCTACCTGTGGGAGCTGTTCAATCCCGATCCCGACGATCCGATGTTCAAGCAGTTTCCCGGGCAATTCCGCGCCGAACTGCACGAACGTCTGACCTCACCGCTCTATCCGTTCGCGTTCATGGCGCTGACCTTCGCCTTCCTCGGCTCGCCGCGCACCACGCGCCAGAGCCGCAGCCTGTCGATCACCAATGCGATTCTTTCGGTCGGCGCGCTGCGCCTGGCCGGATTTGCCTGCACCGTCATGGCGGTGAACTCGGCTTATGCGGCACCGCTGCAATATGCGATGCTGCTGGCGACCTTCCTGTTCAGCATCTGGGCGATCTTGAACGTCAAAACGCTCGAGCCGCCGACGGTGCTGCTCGACACCATCAACGGCCTCGTCGAGCGCGTGTCGCGCCGGCTGACGCCGTCGGCCTCCTCGTAG
- the ndk gene encoding nucleoside-diphosphate kinase codes for MAIERTFSIIKPDATERNLTGAINAIIEKAGLRIVAQKRIRMTKEQAETFYAVHKARPFFGELVDFMISAPVVVQVLEGDNAIARYRDVMGATDPSKAADGTIRKLHAKSIGENSVHGSDAAETAAIEIAQFFSGNEIVG; via the coding sequence ATGGCGATTGAACGCACCTTCTCGATCATCAAGCCGGACGCGACCGAGCGTAATCTCACCGGCGCCATCAACGCCATCATCGAGAAGGCGGGACTTCGCATCGTCGCGCAGAAGCGTATCCGCATGACCAAGGAACAGGCCGAGACCTTCTACGCCGTGCACAAGGCGCGTCCGTTCTTCGGCGAACTGGTCGACTTCATGATTTCGGCTCCGGTCGTCGTGCAGGTGCTGGAAGGCGACAATGCGATCGCGCGCTATCGCGACGTGATGGGCGCGACCGATCCGTCGAAGGCGGCCGATGGCACCATCCGCAAGCTGCATGCGAAGTCGATCGGCGAGAACTCGGTGCATGGTTCGGACGCGGCCGAGACTGCGGCGATCGAGATTGCGCAGTTCTTCTCCGGTAACGAGATCGTCGGCTGA
- a CDS encoding DNA polymerase III subunit chi — MTEVLFYHLQNQTVERVLPPLLEKSLERGWRVVVQAASEERADALDSHLWTYRDDSFLPHGTWRDRDAAEQPIILAVQDDNPNQASVRFLIDCADLPADAAGYQRLVLMFNGDDEDATVAARAAWTASKAKGFDVTYWQSDELGRWQRKA, encoded by the coding sequence ATGACCGAAGTGCTGTTCTATCATCTGCAGAACCAGACGGTGGAACGCGTGCTGCCGCCGCTGCTCGAGAAGTCGCTCGAGCGCGGCTGGCGCGTGGTGGTGCAGGCGGCGTCGGAGGAACGTGCCGACGCGCTCGACTCGCATCTGTGGACCTATCGTGACGACTCGTTCCTGCCGCATGGAACCTGGCGCGATCGGGATGCGGCCGAACAGCCGATCATCCTGGCAGTGCAGGACGATAACCCGAACCAGGCCTCGGTCCGTTTCCTGATCGACTGTGCCGATCTGCCCGCGGACGCGGCGGGCTATCAGCGTCTCGTGCTGATGTTCAATGGTGATGACGAGGATGCGACCGTGGCCGCGCGAGCTGCGTGGACGGCCAGCAAGGCGAAGGGTTTCGATGTCACTTATTGGCAGAGTGATGAACTCGGCCGCTGGCAGAGGAAAGCCTGA
- a CDS encoding ABC-F family ATP-binding cassette domain-containing protein, with the protein MLSITDISIRVAGRLLIDHATVRIVPGARVGFVGRNGTGKSTLFKAIRGELATESGRIEVPARWRIGSLAQEAPSGPESLIAVVLSADTERASLLAEAETAQDPDRIAEIQTRLVDIDAHSAPARAAAILSGLGFSAEDQQRPCQEFSGGWRMRVALAATLFAAPDLLLLDEPTNYLDLEGTLWLEDHLARYPRTVIVVSHDRDLLENSVDQILHLDRGKLTLYRGAYASFAQQRAARELLDAKAVKRQEAERAKLQAFVDRFKAKASKARQAQSRVKMLERMQPITALVTQDVREITFPAPEKLLSPPIIAVNGVAVGYDPDKPVLNRITLRIDNDDRIALLGQNGNGKSTLVKLLANRLAPFSGNVTRADKLAVGYFAQHQVDELNLDGSPYSHVRQLMPDAPETKIRARAGAIGFSGQAADTKVTSLSGGEKARLLLGLATFFAPQLIILDEPTNHLDIDSRAALAEAINEFPGAVIMVSHDRYLIDACADRLWVVANGAVTPYEGDLDDYRREVLSARGQRSQRERDDSAPRRDETRRAEKIDRKPLRQKVSDAEAEIERINGIIAKIDAALALPDIFQRDPAKAAQLSKARSAAAAALARAEDEWLQASSSLEAASG; encoded by the coding sequence ATGCTGTCCATCACCGACATCTCGATCCGCGTCGCCGGACGCCTGCTGATCGATCACGCCACTGTGCGGATCGTGCCGGGCGCGCGCGTCGGTTTCGTCGGCCGTAATGGAACCGGCAAGTCCACCCTGTTCAAGGCGATCCGCGGCGAACTCGCGACCGAGAGCGGCCGCATCGAAGTGCCGGCGCGCTGGCGGATCGGCAGCCTCGCGCAGGAAGCCCCGAGCGGCCCGGAGAGCCTGATCGCGGTGGTGCTCTCAGCCGACACCGAGCGCGCAAGCCTGCTCGCCGAGGCCGAAACAGCACAGGACCCGGACCGGATCGCCGAGATTCAGACCCGGCTGGTGGATATCGACGCGCATTCGGCGCCGGCGCGCGCGGCCGCCATTCTCTCCGGCCTCGGTTTCTCGGCCGAAGATCAGCAGCGTCCCTGCCAGGAATTCTCCGGCGGCTGGCGCATGCGCGTGGCGCTCGCGGCGACGCTGTTCGCAGCTCCCGACCTGCTATTGCTGGACGAGCCGACCAACTATCTCGATCTCGAAGGCACGCTGTGGCTGGAGGATCATCTGGCGCGCTATCCGCGCACGGTGATCGTCGTCAGCCACGACCGCGACCTGTTGGAAAACTCCGTCGATCAGATCCTGCACCTCGATCGCGGCAAGCTGACGCTCTATCGCGGCGCATATGCCTCGTTCGCGCAACAGCGCGCGGCGCGCGAACTGCTCGACGCCAAGGCGGTGAAGCGGCAGGAAGCGGAGCGCGCGAAGCTGCAGGCATTCGTCGATCGCTTCAAGGCGAAGGCGTCGAAGGCACGCCAGGCGCAATCACGCGTGAAGATGCTGGAGCGGATGCAGCCGATCACCGCGCTCGTCACCCAGGACGTGCGCGAGATCACATTCCCCGCACCGGAAAAGCTGCTGTCGCCGCCGATCATCGCGGTGAACGGCGTCGCCGTCGGCTACGACCCGGACAAGCCGGTGCTGAATCGCATCACGCTGCGCATCGACAACGACGATCGCATCGCCCTGCTCGGGCAGAACGGCAACGGCAAATCGACGCTGGTGAAGCTGCTCGCCAATCGCCTCGCGCCATTCTCGGGTAACGTGACGCGCGCCGACAAGCTCGCTGTCGGCTACTTCGCCCAGCACCAGGTGGACGAACTGAACCTCGACGGTTCGCCCTACAGCCACGTCCGGCAACTGATGCCCGACGCGCCAGAGACCAAGATCCGCGCCCGCGCCGGCGCCATCGGCTTCTCCGGCCAGGCCGCCGACACGAAGGTCACCAGCCTGTCCGGCGGCGAGAAGGCCCGACTGCTGCTCGGGCTCGCGACGTTTTTCGCCCCGCAGCTGATCATCCTCGACGAGCCGACCAACCATCTCGACATCGACAGCCGCGCGGCGCTCGCCGAAGCGATCAACGAATTTCCCGGCGCCGTGATCATGGTCAGCCACGATCGCTACCTGATCGACGCCTGCGCCGACCGACTGTGGGTCGTGGCGAACGGCGCCGTCACGCCTTACGAAGGTGACCTCGACGATTACCGTCGGGAAGTTCTCTCAGCGCGCGGCCAGCGATCCCAGCGCGAGCGCGACGACAGCGCACCGCGCCGCGATGAGACGCGGCGCGCAGAGAAGATCGACCGCAAGCCGTTGCGGCAGAAGGTCTCCGATGCGGAAGCGGAGATCGAACGCATCAACGGTATCATCGCCAAGATCGATGCGGCGCTGGCCTTGCCCGACATCTTCCAGCGCGATCCGGCCAAGGCCGCGCAACTATCGAAGGCTCGCAGTGCCGCAGCAGCAGCGCTCGCGCGCGCCGAAGACGAGTGGCTGCAAGCGAGTTCGTCGCTGGAAGCTGCGTCGGGTTAA
- the purN gene encoding phosphoribosylglycinamide formyltransferase — translation MRRRVAILISGRGSNMSALIEAARDNAFPAEITVVISNKPDAAGVAKAREAGIPVEIVASKPYGKDRAGFEAALQAVLDSRSIDIVCLAGFMRLFTADFVLRWQGRMLNIHPSLLPSFPGLEPHAQAIKAGVKLSGATVHFVTPDTDAGPIIMQGAVAVADDDTPETLSGRILTVEHRIYPAALKLVADMRVRIDGDRCIIEGSEASGTPLIAPSA, via the coding sequence ATGCGACGGCGCGTTGCCATTCTGATCTCCGGGCGCGGCTCCAACATGAGCGCGCTGATCGAGGCCGCGCGCGACAACGCGTTTCCCGCCGAGATCACCGTCGTCATTTCCAACAAGCCGGATGCGGCTGGCGTGGCGAAGGCGCGCGAGGCTGGCATTCCGGTGGAAATCGTCGCGAGCAAGCCCTACGGCAAAGACCGCGCCGGCTTCGAGGCCGCGCTGCAGGCGGTGCTGGACAGCCGCAGCATCGACATCGTCTGCCTCGCCGGCTTCATGCGGCTGTTCACCGCCGATTTCGTGCTGCGCTGGCAGGGCCGGATGCTGAACATCCATCCCTCGCTGCTGCCCTCGTTTCCGGGGCTGGAGCCGCACGCCCAGGCGATCAAGGCTGGCGTCAAGCTCTCCGGCGCGACCGTGCATTTCGTCACCCCGGATACCGACGCAGGCCCCATCATCATGCAGGGCGCGGTCGCGGTGGCTGACGACGACACCCCGGAGACGCTGTCCGGGCGCATCCTCACCGTCGAGCATCGCATCTATCCGGCGGCGCTGAAGCTCGTCGCCGACATGCGCGTGCGCATCGACGGCGACCGATGCATCATCGAAGGCAGCGAGGCCAGCGGCACGCCGCTGATCGCCCCCTCCGCCTGA
- a CDS encoding LPS-assembly protein LptD codes for MTTPVATRRTSVRVTRRRMIMRCACAVAHLSLALAAFAPAALLTAAPAHAQQTYTFNPPAPKPPPPQTRSNDDGQMLVQAQEMNYDNVNSLVSAVGGVQIFYNGTTLEADRVTYNQKTKRLAAEGNVRMTDKDGKITYANYLELSDDYRDGFVDSLRMDTADQTRMAATRADRSGGNFTVFQNGVYTACAACKDNPKKPPLWQIKAARIIHDQGEKMLYYEDARLEFFGVPLAYMPYFYSPDPTVKRKTGFLMPLASSNTKYGIGLQTPYYIALAPDYDLTLTPRFTTKQGVLMQGQFRQRMINGSYEIRGYGIRQLDKDEFLRTEGPATPGYRDWRGGVTTKGDFAINDRWSWGWDGTLVSDRTFFQDYSLGTFRRPQAVFSTIPTDAVSQLYLTGVGTRSFFDARGMYFYGFSEADVQRQIPIVHPVIDYANVFNRPILGGELSYRANFTSLSREAISYNPITATAQSMGWCLPTSADPTVKTPANCLLRGIAGNFTRLSAEATWKRSFTDSIGQIWTPFIQVRGDVNHAQVNDALGVTNYLPTGDTTAARFMPAVGFEYRYPFISVQPWGTQVIEPVAQVIIRPNEQMIGRLPNEDAQSLVFDETNLFNVNKFSGWDRTEGGGRANVGIRGTTQFDRGGFINFAFGQSYQLFGVNSYAVGDLTNTGLGSGLDKPRSDYVGGVSYQPNSLLTFSARTRLDEATFDLRRLELETRANFDRWSVSLLYGNYDKQPELGFLERREGVLTTASLKLASNWVVSGGVRYDLHADKVNQTIVGAGYVDDCFVLGMNYITDYGYSGNPTTNHRVMLQIGLRTIGTTTFNQNTSASSSTSGSSLF; via the coding sequence ATGACGACGCCAGTCGCCACCCGCCGTACGTCTGTTCGCGTCACTCGGCGCCGCATGATCATGCGTTGCGCGTGTGCCGTCGCACACCTGTCGCTTGCACTGGCCGCCTTCGCGCCGGCGGCGTTGCTGACGGCTGCGCCCGCGCACGCCCAGCAGACCTACACGTTCAACCCGCCCGCTCCGAAGCCGCCGCCGCCGCAGACCCGTAGCAACGATGACGGGCAGATGCTCGTGCAGGCGCAGGAGATGAACTACGACAACGTCAATTCGCTGGTGTCGGCGGTTGGCGGCGTGCAGATCTTCTACAACGGCACCACGCTGGAAGCCGACCGCGTCACCTACAACCAGAAGACCAAGCGCCTCGCCGCCGAAGGCAATGTCCGGATGACGGACAAGGACGGCAAGATCACCTACGCGAATTACCTCGAGCTCAGCGACGATTATCGCGACGGCTTCGTTGATTCGCTGCGCATGGACACCGCCGACCAGACACGGATGGCTGCGACCCGCGCCGACCGCTCCGGCGGCAACTTCACCGTGTTCCAGAACGGCGTCTACACCGCCTGTGCCGCGTGTAAGGACAATCCGAAGAAGCCGCCGCTGTGGCAGATCAAGGCTGCGCGCATCATCCACGATCAGGGCGAGAAGATGCTCTATTACGAGGATGCGCGGCTGGAGTTCTTCGGCGTGCCCCTTGCCTACATGCCCTACTTCTACTCGCCGGATCCGACGGTGAAGCGGAAGACAGGCTTTCTAATGCCGCTTGCCTCGTCGAACACGAAGTACGGCATCGGCCTGCAGACGCCGTATTACATCGCGCTCGCGCCGGACTACGACCTGACGCTGACCCCCCGCTTTACCACCAAGCAGGGCGTGCTGATGCAGGGCCAGTTCCGCCAGCGGATGATCAACGGCTCCTACGAGATTCGCGGCTACGGCATCCGTCAGCTCGATAAGGACGAGTTCCTGCGCACCGAAGGTCCGGCGACGCCAGGCTACCGGGATTGGCGCGGCGGCGTCACCACGAAGGGTGACTTCGCCATCAACGACCGCTGGTCGTGGGGCTGGGACGGCACGCTGGTCTCCGACCGGACATTCTTCCAGGACTATTCGCTCGGCACCTTCCGGCGACCGCAGGCGGTGTTCTCCACCATCCCGACCGATGCCGTGTCGCAGCTGTACCTGACCGGCGTCGGCACGCGCTCGTTCTTCGATGCCCGCGGCATGTACTTCTACGGCTTCTCCGAGGCCGACGTGCAGCGGCAGATTCCGATCGTTCACCCGGTGATCGACTATGCCAACGTCTTCAACCGGCCGATCCTGGGCGGCGAACTGAGCTATCGCGCCAACTTCACGAGCCTGAGCCGCGAGGCGATTTCGTACAACCCGATCACTGCCACCGCTCAGTCGATGGGCTGGTGTCTGCCGACCTCCGCGGACCCGACCGTCAAAACCCCCGCGAACTGTCTGCTGCGCGGCATCGCCGGCAACTTCACCCGCCTCTCGGCGGAGGCGACCTGGAAGCGCTCGTTCACCGATTCGATCGGTCAGATCTGGACGCCGTTCATCCAGGTGCGCGGCGACGTCAACCATGCCCAGGTCAACGACGCGCTCGGCGTGACTAACTACCTGCCGACCGGCGACACCACTGCCGCCCGCTTCATGCCGGCCGTCGGCTTCGAGTATCGCTACCCGTTCATCAGCGTTCAGCCGTGGGGAACCCAGGTGATCGAGCCGGTGGCGCAGGTCATCATCCGTCCAAACGAACAGATGATCGGCAGGCTGCCGAACGAAGACGCCCAGAGCCTGGTGTTCGACGAAACCAACCTGTTCAACGTCAACAAGTTCTCGGGGTGGGACCGCACCGAGGGCGGCGGCCGCGCCAATGTCGGTATCCGCGGCACGACCCAGTTCGACCGCGGCGGCTTCATCAATTTCGCGTTCGGCCAGTCCTACCAGTTGTTCGGCGTGAATTCGTACGCTGTCGGCGATCTGACCAACACCGGCCTCGGGTCGGGCCTCGACAAGCCGCGCTCCGACTATGTCGGCGGCGTCTCCTATCAGCCCAACAGCCTGCTGACCTTCTCTGCCCGCACGCGCCTCGACGAGGCGACGTTCGACCTGCGCCGGCTCGAACTCGAGACCCGGGCCAACTTCGATCGCTGGTCGGTCAGCCTGTTGTACGGCAACTACGACAAGCAGCCGGAGCTCGGCTTCCTGGAGCGCCGTGAGGGCGTTCTCACCACGGCCTCGCTCAAGCTTGCCAGCAACTGGGTGGTCAGCGGCGGCGTGCGCTATGACCTGCATGCCGACAAGGTCAACCAGACCATCGTCGGCGCCGGTTACGTCGATGACTGCTTCGTGCTTGGCATGAATTATATTACCGACTACGGCTACAGCGGAAACCCGACCACCAACCACCGCGTGATGCTGCAGATCGGCCTGCGGACGATCGGTACGACAACGTTCAATCAGAACACGTCAGCGTCGTCATCGACCAGCGGTTCCTCACTGTTCTAA
- the lptG gene encoding LPS export ABC transporter permease LptG, which produces MVTNTLARYFAGKFVGAALGVFAGVFVLIVLVDYIELTRKTSGIDVPTWLVVQTSLFRVPQLLERLMPFCVLVAAMSCYLNLSRRLELVVARAAGVSAWQFMTPALVSALVLGVIATTVYNPVSAEMQERAQANETLLFGDRTQMMQDAVGFWLNQVTNEGQTIINAASSQRRGVALAGLTVFRFDPQHKFKERLDAREATLEDGYWLLKGVRRYTFDAPPLAEDTHRIKTNLTPDQVRGSFANPESVSFWELPDYITSSQNSGLSTAGYRLQYQKLLSRPFLLAAMVMLASAVSLRFFRLGGVQKMVLSGIAAGFLLYVLSKVTEDLSKAELMHPITAAWLPVAVGSLVGLLALLYLEDG; this is translated from the coding sequence ATGGTCACCAACACTTTGGCCCGTTACTTCGCCGGCAAGTTCGTCGGTGCAGCGCTTGGCGTGTTCGCCGGCGTGTTCGTGCTGATCGTGCTGGTGGACTACATCGAACTGACCCGTAAGACGTCCGGCATCGACGTGCCGACCTGGCTCGTGGTGCAGACCTCGCTGTTTCGCGTGCCGCAGCTGTTGGAGCGGTTGATGCCGTTCTGCGTGCTGGTGGCGGCGATGTCCTGCTACCTCAATTTGTCGCGGCGGCTGGAACTGGTGGTGGCGCGGGCCGCCGGGGTTTCGGCTTGGCAATTCATGACCCCTGCCCTGGTCAGCGCGCTGGTGCTCGGGGTGATCGCCACCACGGTCTACAATCCGGTGTCGGCAGAGATGCAGGAACGCGCCCAGGCGAACGAAACCCTGCTGTTCGGCGATCGCACGCAGATGATGCAGGACGCGGTCGGCTTCTGGCTCAACCAGGTCACGAACGAGGGTCAGACCATCATCAATGCCGCCAGCAGCCAGCGGCGCGGTGTCGCACTCGCCGGCCTCACCGTCTTCCGGTTCGATCCGCAGCACAAATTCAAGGAGCGGCTGGACGCGCGCGAGGCCACCTTGGAAGATGGTTACTGGCTGTTGAAGGGTGTGCGTCGCTACACCTTCGACGCCCCGCCGCTGGCGGAGGACACCCATCGAATCAAGACGAATCTCACCCCCGATCAGGTGCGCGGAAGCTTCGCCAACCCCGAATCCGTGTCGTTCTGGGAGTTGCCCGATTACATCACCTCGTCGCAGAATTCGGGGCTGTCGACCGCGGGCTACCGGCTGCAATATCAAAAACTGCTGTCCAGACCGTTCTTGTTAGCCGCAATGGTCATGCTGGCCTCGGCCGTCAGCCTCAGATTCTTTCGCCTCGGCGGTGTCCAGAAGATGGTTTTGAGTGGCATCGCGGCGGGGTTTCTGCTTTATGTCCTGTCGAAAGTCACTGAAGATCTGAGCAAGGCCGAGTTGATGCATCCAATCACTGCGGCGTGGTTGCCGGTAGCGGTTGGCAGCCTCGTCGGTTTGCTGGCCTTGTTGTACCTGGAGGACGGCTGA